In the genome of Aedes aegypti strain LVP_AGWG chromosome 2, AaegL5.0 Primary Assembly, whole genome shotgun sequence, the window gcagaagcttttagctatcgtccaatcagtttgctttcctccatcagtaaactttttgaaaagattattttgaacagaatgatggcccacatcgataattcaatttttgccaatgaacagttcggattccgccatggacattcgatcattcatcaacttttacgtgtaacaaatttgatccgttccaacaaatctgaaggctattctactggtccttctcttttttttttttttatttatttatttatttactgctCTTTTTTCTCTTGGAGAAGGGAAAAGCCCGTGAGAGTGTAGCTACTTTAAGCCACTTCTCCCATAGGCATAAAACCTTCtcatcttttcaaaaaaaataagtaTAATTCAACGATTGAGCGATAACTGCACTTCCAATGAGCGTCACTCTTTGAAGGAAGCGCTATAGTTTAGAATTTTCACAAACTTTCAATTCACATTATAAATATTTATGAGCATTGATCTTTACTGAAGTTGGTGGCAAGCGATGGGTGAAGTGATGAATGGTGGCGATGGCGGCGGGTGGCTGGCGGCGGGTGGCTGGCGGCGGGTGGCTAGCAGTGGGTGGTGGTGATTGGTGGCTGGCGGTGGATGGTGGCGAAGGGTGGTGGTGGCGGGGAATGACAAAGAACAGATACGGAAGTGGCATTAGAAAAAATGCATATTACAATACAAATTGCTCAACTTTCTGCTTTAGTGCATTGCGTACAAAACGTTTGAAGTGAAACATATTCTGGAAGCTCTTACAGTTTTCTGGTAGGGCATTGTAGAGTTTACTACCAAAATAGGTGATTTTTTTCTTCCCAAATTCCGAATTGggtcgaaataaaaaaatatggttgGCCTGCCGTGATGAGCGACTTTGTTGACTCATATGGAGGACCGTATTGTGGTGCGTCGAAGTTCCCTTGACGATTTTTTGCATCTGTACCAATACTTGATATTCGTATAAGGCTTTTATTGGTAACAGTGAGTCATTTCTATTCGAATATAGATTGACGGTGGGATACAGCAAAGGTTTGCGTAGCACTATTTTAAGACAGCGGTTTTGTAAAACTTGAAGTTCGCGTAGATGAGATTTGCTGGCAGAACCCCATACAGCTGTTACGTATTGCAGTCGTGAGTGAACCAAAGCAAAATAAATCTGCTTAAGACAGGTTTGAGGCATAAAGCTGGATATCTTCCGTAGTATTCCACAGAGAGAGCTAACTTTTGATTTCAATTTGTTGATGTGTGCTGCCCAGCTCATTACAGAATCAATAGTGAGGCCCAAAAACTCGTGCTGATACACCTTATCCAGATTATGACCACCGATAGAAATCGGGCCGTGTGCAGGAATTTTTCTTCGTGGAGTGTGAATCAGCATGTATTTGGTTTTATTGAGATTAAGAGACAGCACGTTCTCCCCAAAATACTCTAATAGCACTTCAAGATCCATTTTGATTTGGTTAAGGATAGTATCGCAATTCGTACCGCGGTAAAAGACTGCGGTATCGTCAGCGAAAAGACGGAGTTTTCCATGGAGGTTCAATCTGGCGACGTCGTTGACAAACAAAAGAAATAATATGGGCCCCAAATTACTTCCTTGTGGGACTCCAGTAGTCACGAGGCGAAGCTGGCTTTTATGTTCTCCTATTGATACATACTGATGGCGATCAGTAAGGTAGCTTTTTAGCAGATCTTTGGCAATCCCTCTTATTCCATATGACTCCAACTTTCGTAGCAGCAGGTCATGGTCAACCGTGTCAAAGGCCTTTTTTAAGTCGATGAACAAAGCTCCAACTATCTGCTTGTTGTCTAAAGCGTCATATATTTCGTCTACCAGTTCATGACACGCAGTGAGTGTGCTGGATCCTTGTCGAAAACCATATTGCTGGCCATATGTTGTTTTGTTGAAAACTCTAGTATTCTGGAGACAAGTAATTTTTCTAGTAACTTATCAATGATCGACAATGTAGAAATTGGACGATAGTTGTTCATGTCTTTTGGATCTCCGGACTTGAATACAGGTATGACCCGCGCAATCTTGAGACAGTCGGGAAATTCACCGCTGACGATAATTTCATTGAAAGTTTCCATCAGTAGCGATGCGAAGAAACTATGGTGATGTTTGATGAATGATACTGGTATGCCATCCGGTCCTGCTGACTTCTTGGAATCCAGTcgattgatcaataatatgatcTCGtttctcttctagacatagaaaaagcattcgacagtgtttggcatgaaggtttgattgtaaaattaaaaaactttaattttccaacaaacattgttagaataattcaaagttatctgtcaaatcgtacacttcaggttaattatcagaactccagatctgaaagacttcctgtaagagctggtgttccccaaggcagcattttggcagttacctcagggatgtcaaaaatctttgtttgcggatgacacaggcctctccgccaaaggacgtagcctgcgtgtcatttatagtcgattgcaaaaaagtttggatattttttcttcatacttgcaaaaatggaagatttctcctaatactTCCAAAAATCAACTAattatattcccacataaaccaaaagctctttatttgaaaccttcaagtaaacatgttgtcacgatgagaggggttccaataaattggtcagatgaagttaagtatctagggctcatgctagataagaatttaactttcaaaaatcacattgagggcattcaagccaaatgtgacaaatatgtaaaatgtctctatccccttattaatagaaaatcaaaactttgcttaagaacaagcttttgatattcaaacaaattttcaggccagccatgttgtatgctgtaccaatatggactagctgttgtaataccaggaagaaagctctgcaaagaattcaaaataaaatgttgaaaatgattctgaggcttcctccctggtatagtagcaatgagttacatagaatatccaatgttgaaacattggaacaaatgtcaaataaaataatcaataatttcaggcaaaaatcgttacaatcttctattgccacgattaatgcgttatatgtttaggttaagttaggttaagtatattcaaagcgttttttttctcttataagcaggtgaaatcaactcacctgtaaaaaatctgaactgcaacggcaaatgaaacgtaatatattgttaacaaaatgttaaccttccgtcagtcgcttaaaaaaaagttacaccagcggtcgcatcgtgtactgagtacacgcggagcaattttgattgtcaaTCTAAAGCTACGAAAGATAgagtattgatgtcttcggcaaatatcttcagtccaacggtaccaattggtcagtggacaaatgaaactttgaaaacatcctatccttccagtggccatcggattgttccccgggggaaccgatgaagtggacatttcgcaatgcaacatctcgaacacaaatatctcaggatctggattttttagcaaaatggtgtcttcggcaaagttgttcagtaggtcaaggacttacatgtgataggctgcttgtttcggaattctggcaccagttggcgctagtgagcatgtaatttttaaaacacggatatctcaggatcctgattacctagaaagatccggtcttcgacaaagttgtttagtaggtcaaagACTATCATATTATAGgccatctaacttgaaattctgccatcagatggcgctagtgagcatgcaatatttcaatcacgaatatctcacgatcccgattttttagaaatatggtgttttcggcaaagttgttcgataGTTCATGGACTAATATGTGATGATCTTTTCGGAATTCTTTcgccagatggcgctagtgagtatgacattttttgaacacagatatctcaggatcccgattacctagaaagttgacgtcttcggcaaaagtaTTGAGTACGTCATGGTCTAGCATGTGATAGACCACCCAACTAGAAATGCTACCACCAGATGGCACTAGTGAGTATGATGTATATTGATCGCGGCAATCTCAGGATAGCAGTACCATACCGAAATACCGTAGGGTGGGtgcggggagataagggtctgaggccaagggtaatgtcgatgcactgtacaccacttgagcaattcaacaAGATTTGCTCAAGTACAGAGCATtggctggttttagtgggttGTCATTGGTGCGGCAACCCCATACtgcctgagttatcttctcaggcgTCAGTTTGCAGATTCTCAGATATTCTCATTACTAACAAATATtacatattcggcaaagttgttcattagacaGAAGCTTAAATTCGAAGGACcccaaacgcacacagcaatacaaacACCATAAGAAATCTTGGATAAACAGGTTAGGAAACACATTTAggaattatatttattttcctttcttttttataaaattcgtCCTCCTATTCCTCCTATTATACTTTtaacatagttttttttatagaatcacTTTACGAGTTGAGTCTTCGTCGAGTCTAGTATACGATACTGAAGACGGGCTTACAATggagatcgaaatacgcgtatctgtcaaaggatacacactctagtggaattaaatgatacagtactaaattcggcttTCATTCACTTCACACTACTTGAAGTTCAAGATTATCAAGAAAGTAGGGTTTTTCCACAGAATCACCTCGAATGTgatagaagagtgcatggtgacgtcacgaaTAATTCCCCTTCCCTGTCCCTCTCtcatcacgctcaattgactgtcctgctctttgaaatgtactgctggaattgtttcgatttttttatatggaattggcgttcactgctggaattgctGACATATGTTTTATATAGAGTTTTGAGGTTATGtcaggcgtgcaacgatctataGTTATTGCCTGTGTTgattataaataaattcaaaatgctctcagcgcttctctagtataatcatattctctggGTTTATCATTATAGTCAACACTCATACTATCTGAACAAGAAAACAGAAAATCATCCTTCAACATTGATTTTCTATATACTTTGTTCATAATTGATGCTATATCATTACAAATTTGTGAAACACTTTGGCATGGTGTAGAAAACGAATCTTACCAAAATCGAACAGTTTTattatgttgtgaaaaattcgGTTATCCGACATCTCGGTAGATTATGTTCCGAGATTCGATATTtgaaattaccgaattctcagctcttGGGTTCTTGGCGAAATGTTTCGTATGGATCATCATTCACCTGTATATCGCGTAGATATAGTGCGTCTTATGTGAGGAGAAATGCTTTGcgttttacgaagtcttttcacGCAACATAATCAATGTATTCATCAGAAGTTCGATTAATAGGccaaatataaaaataagattgaTCAATTTGAATCTAGAGTTTGAACGATAATGAACCTTATATCTTTCGTTTATTTTGTGTTTTCGTTTTCCACTGGTGgcgaaatattttaacatttgacaaaacgtgCACTGATAACCCAAATGATCAGAATCATAAGAtattcagaaaataaaaaactCGCTTTCGCCGGGTTGCataattccaaatataattGCCCACAGCATGTCAGCACTTTACTAACTGAATACCTTTGAAGAATAATCAGGAACTCGAGAATCTGAAAATCGAGAATcgaaaatcgagaaaaaaaataattaggaCCTCTAGCGTAGCCTGATGGAAGTACATCTAGCATCCCACTCcattgtaaaattgaatgcggaagaattttgagtatattttaCCCCTTACACGTTGGCCCGTGATATACAGAATAACTTGatcaaagacgccatctttctaatctAATGTTCTGTGaattttttagctttttcggtgatgatttatatggaaattactatggaaaaattttgagaaatgttccagacaccttagtactgtaatgtaagtacaaatttatcattccatactaaaaactcattcttcaaactctaatgaaggatgttgctgaagaaacaaatcccttttgaactAAATTGTTTGGGATTTTCTGGGAACAATTGCAGGACTATAATCCCTTATGAAGCTAAAtaaaagcaaacaaactcatgaatatctcttctcctatccgtTGGAATGAATttatctcttcagcaaattactTCATTATAGTTTGacgaatgagtttttactatgtgatgataagtttgtatacttacaatctagtactaacgtgtttggaacatttttttttaatttctctatAGTAACTTGCATATAagcctacatcgtctttgggccaccttttgATAACCAcctagaaaactgaaaatttcacagaacattatttttatggtaattatAGTAACAAACATAtgcgagattggattttcaaacttttttaaattatgaaccGCTCTAATAATCAATAACACCATGTAGTGGAAGAATTGCGAATCAAACGGCacatcacatgtttagtccttcATATACTTTACAGCTTGCGCCGATCAAAATtcagcatgctcactagcgccatctggtagtagaatttcaagttgggtggccTATCACATGGCATATCACCTACTCAACACTTTTGTTGAAGACGtcagctttctaggtaatcgggatcctgagttatctgtgttcaaaaaatgtcatactcactagcgtcatctggtgaaagaattcCAAATTAAATAGATCATCACATATTAGTCCATGAACtatcgaacaactttgccgaaaacaccatatttctaaaaaatcgggatcctgatatattcgtgattgaaatattgcatgttcactagcgccatctgatagcagaatttcaagttagatggcctataatatgatagtccttgacctactaaacaactttgtcgaagaccggatctttctaggtaatcaggatcctgagatatccgtgtttgaaaaattacatgctcactagcgccaactggtgacAGAATTCCGAAAAAGCAGCCTATCTTAcgttagtccttgatctactgaacaactttgccgaagacaccatcttgctaaaaaatctagattctgaaatatttgtgttcgagatgttgcatagcgaaatgtccacttcacCGTTTCCCCCGGGACACATTCCGATGGCCACTGAAGGGtgaggatgttttcaaagtttcatttgtccactgTCCAATTGGTATCgctgaactgaagaaatttgccgaagacatcaatattctatcttgcctagttgtagatttataatcaaaatgctccgcgtgtactcagtacacgatgcgaccgctcgtgtgacgggcccggtaaaaaaaaagttacacgagcggtcgcactggtgtactgagtacacgcgtaaaAACTTAGGTTAGAAACACGaagttttcgaatacttttcgttgattttttcgaaaaatttctttccttcaagcaagaagaagagtagatcttggaataggaccaacactCGGATCAATTAGAAGgggttttcaacgtgtttttcgagTTTTCGCAatgtgcgtgtactcagtacactagggcgaccgacggtgggttaataaaatcttagatttgttctaccaaattaggatgatagtgttgtataataacacagaacacctagatataagaaataatgaatgtaatgtttggaataatactaataaaaaaaaaaaaaaaacagtttttgttgGCGATAAgacaaaagattttttaaagcaatggTCACTGTTGGGTCGTAGACTAAGTCATTTCCATTTTAATTACATGCGAAACAGAGTGATTTGTAATCGTGACCAGGTAATCCATATGATTGTAGGCTATTTGCACAACTTTTTATACATACACTGAATCCTAGATAAGGTGAGGATGAAATAAGACTTCACCTCAATTTTTCCAGAATATTGAAGAATATGGAATATAAATatcgggccttccttagccgagtggttagagtccacggctacaaagcaaagccatgctgaaggtgtctgggttcgattcccggtcggtccaggaacttttcgtaatggagattttcttgactttcctgggcagtatcatcgtaccacacgatatacgaatgcgataaTAGCAACGTGGACACTGATTTCCTTAGGTTCTGCAAGGCTCAATTATAGTTTATCAACTCAAAATCCTAAAACTTCATCGGTTTTCAAGGAGCATTCCTCTGTTTCATTCCCTCTGAAACGATGATATGCCGGATGCATGATGTCGATAGCTTGCCCCAAAGGAAATAATCCGTTCGTTCCTTCGTCAAACTGCACTTGTCTGAAACGCATAGTAAACGCACCCATCACGACACTCGACGGTAGTCCTCTCTAGCAAGGTAATCACCGTTGTAGAAGTGGACGATGTTCATCTAGCTAGCCACCCTGCTCGACGCGACAGTTCAACGCAATCCCACTCCTAATACCGCCACCAGCCATCACATCATCGATCCGCAAAATTTCTCATTTTCCGTATTCTCGGTTCACCAACAGGACCCACACTAGCCTGCGGTGGAACATCGCTACTGAAAACGACCACATTGATCTCGCCGGCTCAGATTGGAACTAATGGCGCTGCCACGAGCTGCAGCTACAACATTCGCGCCATTAATTTACGCGTCTGTCAGGTAGGTGTTGGAGAGTAGCCGGGGAGTGGTCCTTAACCCTTTGTCTGTGTTTTGGGGTATATATAAAccaatttatttaaattaaggtacagtgggggaagtgtatcagtggggtaagtggatcatttgtcaatattaagcataaatacttgaatatgttgaatgttttggcACCATTGATTCGTttcaggttatattcttacgcccacactggaactattgcaaaacttgtagtacacgtacactaacacaagcaaacttgttagctgcaaaaagtaattaatttgaaaattgtttttcatcaatcaaaaattgTATTTCTGTCTAAAAtagaattctattatttttttcgacacatggtgagcatttaagttctaattgaatgaatcacaatgaaaaatacgtcattttttataaataaacacaAATATTATGAACAAATTACagttacccctactttttaatggggtggggttagtgattcaagaataattatcatttataggcagactgcttacgagaattttaataagcttcaatatccgcaaatgttgttttcctttattttttttccattccatgcttgaatttgtcaaattgaccatagaaaatttgaattaatccacctacaagtttttttaacctttctggtataaaaaaatataaaagaataatgatttcaaaatttacatgaaacttttcgtggtttatctaagctgagttgtaaaagagcaaaatatattaattttccactcgaaagcatagtatcgtaccttatttgaccataaaaattgttctagacagatgatatacatatattcataaataaaatagaaggatttcagcttgttattcaaaagtaaatgtaactaatatttttaaactagaagtgtttttcgaaaatatcgttaggattaatcctacaatacttctgtataacttatgcgtatgAATGGATgagttttcttcaattttttctagttacaatgatttgttttgttcaaattagtatgaACCAATgtatacatactttttattatgttttgattaaataaagatactttttaattttaaagtattaaaatgttaCATTACTAGCATTAATAACAAGAACaagggtaatatcattcttattaaacataatcacactacatttgtttcgagaacagattttttttaaaggtgatccacttaccccaccatggtggggcaagcagatcatttggcgcaaatgtTTAAATCTCTCatgctcaatacataacaaacataaaatcgaaataaatgacgattcgGAGTAaaatagtccctcatttgttatccacagaaaaaagtttgagttacattattcacgttagctgtacataacaatgaagttaactattgatttttctgtatccacttaccccacggtaccttacacgaagttatcacgatttgatTCTGGGGTCAATATGAGCTCAAGGCACAGACAATGTATCTTTTTCTTAGCACAGACAAAAGGTTAAATGACTGTGAATCGGCCGTTGCTCGGATGCTGCTATGCGATTTggatgaccaactttggtacgGGACGACATgatatttcaaatttaaattcaacACCACACATCTCCCCTACCCTTCACGAACCCTAGAGCAATGTCGTCCTGGTTTTCCGAATCTCCGGTTGATTGACCTTTCTCATATTCACACCCACAGCTTCGCCTGGACTTCAACTCGTTCAATCTGGCACCGCCGTCGTTCAACCCGTACCCATCCTGTCAGATCGACACACTTTCGATTGcgaatttaaatttcaatttgtgcgGTGAAAACAGCGGACAACACAGTAAGTTATTAGATCAGAGAGTCCGGTGCTAAATTGGATTTGCGGCTAAACGAATCTCACCGTGTTTGCCTTTTCGCAGTTTATGTGCCGTTTTCTCCTACACTGGCAAACATGACATTGGCCATTAACTTCAACATTGGCTCAAGGACTCCAGGACAAGTAGGGCCCTACTGGAACGTACGAGTACAGCAGCTAGAGTGTCCAGTAGGAGCAGCGTACGCTTCGAAAACAGCCATCCGAACGGAGTCATTGGTCAAGACCTTCCACAACGATCTAGGGGAGCTTGCTCCAACGGGCTGCCTCCAGTACTACACTGCCCCAACTGGCATCATCAAATCCTTCAACTTCAACAATGGCGGTCCATACATCGGAAACATGAACTATGCCATCTGCTTCCGACGGACACGCACCAGTTCAACACTAAAACTATATGCCGACGTGTTTGACCTTGCCGCCGGAGATGCCGCTGGATATGATAATTCGTGCTATTCAAACATCGCCACCCCTGGACGGTCAGAAGACTTCCTACACATACCGGAAGGTGTTGCTCAGATGGACCAAACCATACGGGCGAATCGATTCTGCGGTCAGAGCTTGAATCAGAAATCAGTGGAAAGTAAGTTACTATACGATCTGAATAACTGAAATGTGGATTGACCGTTTTATTGTCTCTTGTAGGTACTACACCAGGACCATTCGTTCTTAACTTCAACAGTGATTCAACCTTCGGGGCCAATGGAGCAACTGAAACCGGATTTCAAATATCATACCAAATAGTCTGACCATGAGCAGAAGACGGCACTTAGCAAGGACAtgcgaaaatcaaaatttttatttatttttcttctgtgAGGTCATTTACCTTCAAAGAGACTAATGATTGAATAATAACACATTTCTGGCAAGCTGAAAGAGACATGGATTGGAAACTCTTACTTTATACGTTATGTTCTATTCATGTGTACCTGTGTCGAATGAGGAAGTCATTAAATCCAGCAGCACTCGTGCGAAAACTTCGAATACAATTAAATATAGcgcgttatgtttttttttcggatagtGGTAATGATAGTTAACTCGTTTGTATGTTAAATTAAAGAAACAATATAATCTACGCTGTTTATTGTAAATAGTATTCGCATAAAGTTAATTCACTGAAGTTCAAATGAGGAGTTGCTTCACGTAGTCATGTGGACATCAGATGTTTCATTCTTTTATATTGCTGTTtacgtttgacgtgcaaatcacgtctaactgggcttcaaatgcggtaacacaaagtagccaaggatacttagcaatcatgatccatatcaccgccaacctagcaaagcaaaccaatctttgacttcgctttccttgttaaaaatctcacCGCATTTgttgttcccgcatttgatatttgcatttcaaacgcacacagcaatataagcTTTAGTAAGAACCATATGAGCTCCGTCAGAATTTAATAATTATCAACATCTATAAACATTAGAGACTGTTCATCAATACGGGGGCAAGCCATATACCACACATGATCCATACAATATAAAAAAGTATTGATTATCCTTTTGCTTGCTCTGTTTCTACACTTTCTGCATGACCTTTCTGTTATACTAAACTGCCACTTAGGCATTGTGACCAATAGACTGGACTGCATCCAGGGTTGATTTATTTGTCCTGAATCCGAACTGATTATTAGGCAGGCCTTCTGAACTCACAAAAGCTATCAGTACGCGGTGTCTAATGTTTGGCT includes:
- the LOC5573697 gene encoding uncharacterized protein LOC5573697 yields the protein MSILKSIVTLAVCVQLFNQAVGQFTGPTLACGGTSLLKTTTLISPAQIGTNGAATSCSYNIRAINLRVCQLRLDFNSFNLAPPSFNPYPSCQIDTLSIANLNFNLCGENSGQHIYVPFSPTLANMTLAINFNIGSRTPGQVGPYWNVRVQQLECPVGAAYASKTAIRTESLVKTFHNDLGELAPTGCLQYYTAPTGIIKSFNFNNGGPYIGNMNYAICFRRTRTSSTLKLYADVFDLAAGDAAGYDNSCYSNIATPGRSEDFLHIPEGVAQMDQTIRANRFCGQSLNQKSVESTTPGPFVLNFNSDSTFGANGATETGFQISYQIV